One region of Phragmites australis chromosome 18, lpPhrAust1.1, whole genome shotgun sequence genomic DNA includes:
- the LOC133899328 gene encoding uncharacterized protein LOC133899328, producing the protein MRSWVFPASAAARQQHDEEEGAALVPPPSPRDPKEDGPPPCKDDAADHPAAVQLDRHYCSSQTSTELQAKPAWWWSSSWSSSRRWGSTVVPTRGVAMVIGGLVFLALFLLVASITWSRGSSWWIHIHLDSSSFLLGGGGGVRQHGRRPPHHASSSAGNLVPIPLSCGNATPSSSSSGTCHRRRAAAGTSPSPSPSSSVELHMSSSQGERAAPPPRCPEYFRYIHSDLSPWRETGITREAVERGRDRAAFRLVVVGGRGYVETYHRVFQTRDSFTQWGIAQLLARYPGRVPDLDLMFNCEDMPELRAADFPVQSEAPPLFRYCKDDATLDIVFPDWSFWGWPEVNIRPWAPLLEEMERESRSLPWPDREPYAHWKGNPGVSAARGDLLRCNVSKEMDWNARVFRQDWGAAIRAGFKDSNLAKQCKYRYKIFVRGRSWSVSEKYILACDSPMLLVATPYKDFFSRGLVAGRHYWPIDPARKCPSIKFAVDWGNAHPAQARRMADEGSGFAREEMSMDYVYDYMLHLLTEYAKLLRYKPTVPEKAVELCPESVACPAQGRERQFMTESRERYVADYEPCTLPPPYTADELRDMARREEEVRTKVQKMMEEQR; encoded by the exons ATGAGGAGCTGGGTATTCCCGGCATCAGCTGCAGCGCGGCAGCagcacgacgaggaggagggggcggcCTTGGTGCCACCGCCGTCTCCAAGGGATCCGAAGGAGGATGGGCCGCCGCCGTGCAAGGACGACGCCGCTGATCATCCGGCAGCGGTACAACTTGATCGTCACTACTGCTCCTCTCAGACGTCGACCGAACTGCAGGCAAAGCCGGCGTGGTGGTGGTCCTCGTCGTGGAGTAGCAGCAGGAGGTGGGGGAGCACGGTTGTGCCGACGAGGGGCGTGGCGATGGTCATCGGCGGTCTCGTCTTCCTCGCCTTAttcctcctcgtcgcctccaTCACCTGGAGCAGAGGCAGCAGCTGGTGGATCCACATCCACCTCGACTCGTCG TCGTTtctgctcggcggcggcggcggcgtcaggCAGCATGGACGACGGCCTCCTCACCACGCCTCCTCGTCTGCAGGGAACCTCGTACCCATACCCTTGAGCTGCGGCAACGccacgccctcctcctcctcctcgggaACATGCCACCGCCGTCGCGCAGCTGCTGGAACGTCGCCGTCCCCATCTCCGTCTTCATCAGTTGAGCTGCACATGTCCTCATCCCAAGGCGAacgagcagctcctcctcctcggtgccCGGAGTACTTCCGGTACATCCACTCGGACCTCTCGCCGTGGCGGGAGACGGGGATCACGCGGGAGGCGGTGGAGCGCGGGCGCGACCGCGCGGCGTTCCggctggtggtggtgggcgGGCGCGGGTACGTGGAGACGTACCACCGCGTGTTCCAGACAAGGGACAGCTTCACGCAGTGGGGCATCGCGCAGCTGCTGGCGCGCTACCCGGGCCGCGTCCCGGACCTCGACCTCATGTTCAACTGTGAGGACATGCCCGAGCTGCGCGCCGCCGACTTCCCCGTCCAGTCGGAGGCGCCGCCGCTGTTCCGGTACTGCAAGGACGACGCCACGCTGGACATCGTCTTCCCGGACTGGTCCTTCTGGGGCTGGCCCGAGGTGAACATCCGTCCTTGGGCTCCACTCCTCGAGGAGATGGAGCGCGAGAGCCGCAGCCTCCCCTGGCCGGACAGGGAGCCCTACGCGCACTGGAAGGGCAACCCCGGCGTGTCCGCCGCGCGCGGCGACCTCCTCCGCTGCAACGTCTCCAAAGAAATGGACTGGAACGCGCGGGTGTTCCGGCAGGACTGGGGCGCCGCCATCCGCGCCGGCTTCAAGGACTCCAACCTGGCGAAGCAGTGCAAGTACAGGTACAAGATCTTCGTGCGGGGGCGGTCGTGGTCTGTGAGCGAGAAGTACATCCTCGCCTGCGACTCGCCCATGCTGCTCGTCGCCACGCCCTACAAGGACTTCTTCTCCCGGGGCCTCGTCGCCGGGAGGCACTACTGGCCCATCGACCCCGCCCGCAAGTGCCCCTCCATCAAGTTCGCCGTCGATTGGGGCAACGCGCACCCGGCGCAAGCGCGGCGGATGGCCGACGAGGGAAGCGGCTTCGCCAGGGAGGAGATGAGCATGGACTACGTGTACGACTACATGCTGCACCTGCTCACCGAGTACGCCAAGCTGCTCCGCTACAAGCCCACCGTCCCGGAGAAGGCCGTCGAGCTCTGCCCCGAGTCTGTGGCGTGCCCCGCGCAGGGCCGCGAGCGACAGTTCATGACGGAGTCAAGGGAGAGGTACGTCGCCGACTACGAGCCATGCACGCTGCCGCCGCCCTACACCGCCGACGAGCTCAGGGACATGGCCCGCAGAGAGGAGGAGGTGCGCACCAAAGTGCAGAAAATGATGGAGGAGCAGAGGTAG
- the LOC133898867 gene encoding vesicle-associated membrane protein 714-like, whose protein sequence is MAIVYALVARGTVVLAEFAAVSGNAGAVARRILEKLPPDAEARLCLAQDKYIFHVLRADGGITFLCMANDTFGRRIPFLYLEDIQMRFMKNYGRVAHSALAYAMNDEFSRVLHQQMEFFSSNPSADTLNRLRGEVSEIHTVMVDNIEKILDRGDRISLLVDKTSTMQDSAFHFRKQSKRLRRALWMKNAKLLAVLTVVIVLLLYLIIAAFCGGLSLPSCRS, encoded by the exons ATGGCGATCGTGTACGCGCTGGTGGCACGCGGCACCGTGGTGCTGGCCGAGTTCGCCGCCGTCTCCGGGAACGCCGGCGCGGTGGCCCGCCGCATCCTGGAGAAGCTGCCGCCGGACGCGGAGGCGCGCCTCTGCTTGGCGCAGGACAAATACATCTTCCATGTCCTCCGCGCGGATGGCGGCATCACCTTCCTCTGCATGGCCAATGACACCTTCGGAA GAAGGATACCCTTTCTTTACCTCGAGGACATCCAGATGAGGTTTATGAAGAATTACGGCAGAGTCGCGCATTCCGCTCTGGCTTACGCCATGAACGATGAGTTCTCCAGAGTGCTACATCAGCAAATGGAGTTCTTCTCCAGCAACCCCAGCGCAGACACACTCAACCGTCTCCGCGGCGAAGTCAGCGAG ATACACACTGTCATGGTCGACAACATAGAGAAAATTCTTGACAGAGGTGATCGCATCTCACTTCTTGTGGACAAGACATCCACCATGCAAGACAGCGCTTTTCACTTTCGCAAGCAATCCAAGAGGCTCCGCAGAGCTCTTTGGATGAAGAATGCCAAGCTTCT AGCTGTGTTGACAGTGGTCATAGTACTGCTACTCTACTTGATCATCGCCGCTTTCTGTGGAGGCCTTTCCCTACCGTCATGCAGATCATGA
- the LOC133898866 gene encoding casparian strip membrane protein 2-like — protein MNGSTSEAATVIHMDDGKAPVAPPPAAGAAASASDATAPSSAAPAPRKAAVGGGLPFLLRSGADGFRRCLAVIDFLLRVAAFGPTLAAAISTGTSDERLSVFTQFFQFHARFDDFPAFTFFMVGNAIAAGYLVLSLPFSAVGIIRPKATGVRLFLLVCDVVMMLLLTAAGAAAAAIVYVAHWGNRRANWVPICMQFHGFCQRTSGAVVASFLAVLVFIVLILMAVCAIRRR, from the exons ATGAACGGCAGCACCAGCGAGGCCGCCACCGTCATCCACATGGACGACGGCAAGGCCCCGGTTGCACCCCCaccagcagcaggagcagccgCGTCCGCGTCCGACGCCACTGCTCCCAGTAGCGCTGCACCGGCGCCGCGCAAGGCCGCTGTTGGTGGTGGTCTCCCGTTCCTCCTGCGCAGCGGCGCTGACGGCTTCCGGCGCTGCCTGGCCGTCATCGACTTCCTGCTCAGGGTGGCCGCCTTCGGGCCGACGCTGGCCGCCGCCATCTCGACCGGCACCTCCGACGAGAGGCTGTCCGTGTTCACGCAGTTCTTCCAGTTCCACGCAAGATTCGACGACTTTCCCGCTTTCAC GTTCTTCATGGTGGGAAACGCGATCGCGGCGGGTTACCTGGTGCTGTCGCTGCCCTTCTCCGCCGTCGGCATAATCCGACCCAAGGCCACCGGCGTGAGGCTCTTCCTGCTCGTCTGCGACGTGGTCATGATGCTGCTGCTGACGGCggccggcgccgcggcggctGCCATAGTGTACGTGGCGCACTGGGGGAACCGGCGCGCCAACTGGGTGCCCATCTGCATGCAGTTCCATGGCTTCTGCCAGCGCACCAGCGGCGCCGTCGTCGCCTCGTTCCTCGCTGTCCTCGTCttcatcgtcctcatcctcatGGCTGTCTGCGCCATCCGCAGGCGCTAG
- the LOC133898868 gene encoding serotonin N-acetyltransferase 2, chloroplastic: protein MRAQMQMQPRPRGLGLLRPRHPRTPTTFNFILKKQLPSFKNHPALPSPSDAFAAGVSLTVSDAELASRGFAVRRTTDGLDVPALNEVFARVGFPRRQEERLRRALEHSRVVWLSAAGEEERPVAFARSAGDGVFNAVVWDVVVEPSCQGLGLGRAVMERLVDDLRRDGVSNIVLYAEQRVVGFYRLLGFAMDPDGIRGMAYYRKSTASRPPTAPTPN, encoded by the coding sequence ATGCGAGCTCAGATGCAGATGCAGCCCCGCCCCCGCGGTTTGGGTTTGCTGCGCCCCCGCCATCCCAGGACTCCCACCACCTTCAACTTCATCTTGAAGAAGCAGCTGCCCAGCTTCAAGAACCACCCTGCATTACCATCCCCCAGTGACGCCTTTGCCGCCGGCGTGAGCCTGACGGTGTCGGACGCGGAGCTTGCGTCCCGGGGGTTCGCAGTGCGGCGCACGACGGATGGCCTGGACGTGCCGGCGCTGAACGAGGTGTTCGCGCGCGTGGGGTTCCCGCGCCGGCAGGAGGAGCGTCTGCGCCGCGCGCTGGAGCACAGCCGGGTGGTCTGGCTCTCGGCTgcgggggaggaggagcggcccGTGGCgttcgcgcgatcggcgggggACGGCGTGTTCAACGCGGTGGTGTGGGACGTGGTGGTGGAGCCGTCGTGCCAGGGCCTCGGCCTGGGCCGCGCCGTCATGGAGCGCCTCGTCGACGACCTGCGCCGCGACGGCGTCTCCAACATCGTGCTCTACGCCGAGCAGCGCGTCGTCGGCTTCTACCGCCTGCTGGGCTTCGCCATGGACCCCGACGGCATCAGGGGAATGGCATACTACCGCAAGTCCACCGCCTCCAGGCCGCCAACAGCACCAACTCCAAACTAA
- the LOC133898697 gene encoding SWR1 complex subunit 2, producing the protein MDAHADDNEPPVLLDRAARATRGKRITKLVEDEVEQDEVFWNQDALKEDENDDNYEEEQDAGDEFDSDFGEDESEPDDEPEKEVRERLPIKKRLMFPGKTLRKTKPKKKKLIPKLEDDAKTDKSPDKPNPSKQADVPDELETEKTIRKSTRTSVMVRQAEREAIRAEKEAIVKPIKKKKEGEEKRMTQEEMLLEAAETEIMNLRNLERVLAREEEVKKKAVVHKDTYDGPTIRFCSKDGESRLEFINGASFGSELCTTSTPYPKKSVCVVTGLPAKYRDPKTGLPYATMEAFKIIRESFLKEEADKKRPNMSNMGELFESITGEHSTPKKRRVDVRSPNISAGRRYGGRFRRIPALDSTDED; encoded by the exons ATGGACGCTCACGCCGACGACAACGAGCCGCCCGTCCTCCTGGaccgcgccgcccgcgccaccCGAGGCAAGAG GATAACCAAGCTCGTCGAGGACGAGGTCGAGCAGGACGAGGTTTTCTGGAATCAAGACGCCCTCAAGGAG GACGAAAACGATGACAACTACGAGGAAGAGCAGGATGCCGGCGATGAATTCGACAGTGATTTTGGTGAAGAT GAATCTGAACCTGATGATGAGCCAGAAAAGGAAGTACGTGAGAG ATTACCGATAAAAAAACGGCTAATGTTCCCTGGCAAGACTTTGAGAAAGACCaaacccaagaagaagaagctgatCCCAAAACTAGAAGATGACGCAAAAACTGACAAGTCTCCTGATAAGCCAAATCCATCCAAACAAGCAGATGTTCCTGATGAACTGGAAACTGAGAAGACGATCAGGAAATCAACCAGAACATCTGTGATGGTGAGACAGGCTGAAAGAGAAGCGATACGTGCTGAGAAAGAAGCAATAGTGAAG CCaattaagaagaaaaaggagggagaagaaaagCGAATGACGCAAGAAGAGATGCTTTTGGAAGCAGCTGAAACAG AGATCATGAACTTGAGAAACCTAGAACGTGTACTGGCAAGAGAGGAGGAAGTGAAGAAAAAAGCTGTTGTCCATAAGGACACTTACGACGGTCCTACAATTCGattttgctcaaaagatg GGGAATCACGTCTGGAATTCATAAATGGGGCATCATTTGGTTCTGAACTTTGTACAACGTCAACTCCTT ATCCCAAGAAATCTGTTTGTGTAGTGACAGGACTTCCTGCCAA ATACCGTGATCCGAAGACAGGGTTGCCTTATGCAACCATGGAAGCATTTAAAATCATCCGGGAGAG TTTCCTGAAAGAGGAGGCTGATAAAAAGAGGCCGAACATGTCGAATATGGGAGAGCTTTTTGAATCTATAACTGGTGAACATTCCACGCCTAAGAAGAGAAGAGTTGATGTAAGATCGCCAAACATATCAGCAGGCAGAAGGTACGGAGGACGCTTCCGACGAATACCTGCTCTTGATTCGACAGACGAGGACTGA
- the LOC133898696 gene encoding uncharacterized protein LOC133898696, whose protein sequence is MSPSGEVLASISSALAVVLVLLACIELGDAVGVYRLIQYDLAGAPLGSRAAALNHHAAALQLPAAADLSRSALVAPLLDLPLSFLREYLAEKKLLGGLLILLPEKLGDKDGAGNNDDKGQVKGVLAELEKLLVHEEVPYPVYFAFHDDSFDNLLADIRKIASSGQPASATTGGYKLVVSSAEPRKVSSPTISNIQGWLPGLKGEGDAEQLPTIAIVANYDTFGAAPALSVGSDSNGSGVVALLEIARLFSRLYSNPKTRGKYNLLFGLTSGGPYNYNGTNKWLRSFDQRVRESIDYAICLNSVGSWSNDLWMHVSKPPENLYIKQIFEDFSDVSKKMGVSVGIKHKKINVSNPRVAWEHEQFSRFRVTALTLSEMSAPPEFLESTGGLHDTRDSADVESVIRTVRLVSESLARHIYGLKGRNIDVFAENSSLAINPHYIQSWLDLLSRTPRVAPFLQKNDPFIAALKKELSEHTADVRVQNDALDGMFTFYDATKATLNVYQVASATFDLLFLLVLGSYLIVLFSFLVITTRGLDDLINIFRRPPSRKVKGA, encoded by the exons ATGTCTCCCTCCGGCGAGGTGCTGGCCTCCATCTCCTCCGCCCTCgccgtcgtcctcgtcctcctcgcctGCATCGAGCTCGGCGACGCTGTCGGCGTCTACCGCCTCATCCAGTACGACCTCGCAGGCGCCCCGCTCGGCTCCCGCGCCGCCGCACTCAACCACCACGCCGCGGCGCTCCAGCTCCCCGCTGCCGCAGACCTCTCCCGCTCAGCTCTCGTCGCGCCGCTCCTCGACCTCCCGCTCTCCTTCCTCCGAG AGTACCTGGCGGAGAAGAAACTTCTGGGAGGGTTGCTCATTCTGCTCCCAGAAAAGCTCGGTGATAAGGATGGTGCAGGGAACAACGATGACAAAGGGCAAGTAAAGGGTGTACTTGCTGAGCTGGAAAAATTGCTTGTTCATGAAGAAGTTCCG TATCCGGTGTACTTCGCTTTCCACGACGACAGTTTTGATAACCTGCTGGCAGATATCCGTAAAATTGCCTCTTCAGGTCAACCAGCCTCTGCAACAACAGGAGG TTACAAACTTGTAGTGTCCTCGGCGGAACCTAGAAAAGTGTCATCTCCGACCATTTCTAATATCCAG GGATGGCTACCTGGACTGAAAGGAGAGGGCGATGCTGAACAGCTTCCGACTATTGCCATAGTTGCAAACTATGACACCTTCGGTGCTGCACCT GCGCTTTCTGTGGGAAGCGACAGCAATGGAAGTGGAGTTGTGGCTCTTCTAGAGATTGCAAGACTCTTTTCACGCCTGTATTCAAATCCTAAGACCAGAGGCAAGTACAATCTTCTCTTTGGGTTAACATCTGGTGGACCCTACAATTACAATGGAACTAACAAG TGGCTTAGAAGTTTCGATCAGCGTGTACGCGAGAGCATTGACTATGCAATTTGTTTGAACAGTGTTGGTTCCTGGAGCAATGACCTCTGGATGCATGTATCAAAGCCTCCAGAAAATCTTTATATCAAGCAAATCTTCGAA GATTTTTCGGATGTCTCTAAAAAAATGGGTGTTTCAGTTGgaatcaagcacaagaagaTTAATGTCTCAAATCCTAGA GTAGCATGGGAACACGAGCAATTCTCAAGGTTTAGAGTGACTGCACTTACTCTTTCGGAAATGTCTGCCCCTCCTGAATTTTTGGAAAGCACTGGTGGTCTTCATGACACTAG aGACTCTGCAGATGTTGAGTCAGTAATCCGAACTGTCAGATTAGTTTCTGAGAGTCTTGCG AGACACATCTATGGATTGAAAGGAAGGAACATCGATGTTTTTGCAGAGAATAGCAGCTTAGCCATTAATCCTCATTACATCCAGTCCTGGTTGGATCTGTTATCACGGACGCCACGGGTTGCACCGTTTCTTCAGAAAAATGATCCCTTCATAGCAGCACTTAAAAAG GAACTGTCTGAACACACTGCTGACGTGCGTGTTCAAAATGATGCCCTTGATGGCATGTTCACTTTCTATGATGCAACGAAAGCAACTCTAAATGTATATCAG GTTGCAAGTGCTACTTTTGATCTGCTGTTCCTTCTGGTGCTTGGTTCCTATCTAATCGTTCTCTTCAGTTTCTTAGTAATTACTACACGG GGTCTTGATGATCTCATAAACATATTCCGTCGGCCTCCATCACGCAAAGTCAAGGGAGCATAG